A section of the Humulus lupulus chromosome 2, drHumLupu1.1, whole genome shotgun sequence genome encodes:
- the LOC133814874 gene encoding uncharacterized protein LOC133814874 — protein MSEPARHTNISSLPIQDPELSCKLAKMEALIQRIPGMTVPIKKSVASCYVDSPFVNDIDMVEMPNFFSFPHMKMFDGTSDPDDHITQYRQRMFTIAIPCNMREACMCKGFGSSLIESTLQWYTNLPNNSISTFAKLTDTFVEQFVSRRKLERTAISAFHKGLCYDSDLYEELTKYPCKTMKDVLTKAWAHIQWEEGETNYYHSSLRKDTRRDSRVDKRHSDRRSEPYSYPNRSENRRREYNRSSETRLRDGPKIPEYNLSISPAEVIGVLKGLREKVKWPKRMRTPSDQ, from the exons ATGAGCGAGCCAGCCCGCCACACCAACATTAGCTCACTTCCAATCCAAGATCCTGAGCTGTCTTGTAAATTGGCCAAAATGGAAGCACTCATCCAGCGGATTCCTGGAATGACAGTCCCTATTAAAAAGAGTGTAGCAAGCTGCTATGTTGACTCACCTTTTGTCAATGATATAGACATGGTCGAAATGCCGAATTTTTTTAGCTTCCCCCACATGAAGATGTTTGATGGAACGTCTGATCCTGATGATCATATCACTCAATACAGGCAGAGAATGTTCACCATTGCCATCCCATGCAACATGAGGGAAGCAtgcatgtgtaaggggtttggttcTAGTCTGATTGAATCAACCCTCCAGTGGTatactaatttacctaataattctATTTCTACTTTTGCAAAATTGACTGACACTTTTGTTGAGCAGTTTGTTAGTAGAAGGAAACTTGAAAG GACAGCCATCTCAGCCTTCCACAAAGGACTCTGCTATGACTCAGACCTATACGAAGAACTTACCAAGTATCCTTGCAAGACGATGAAAGACGTTCTCACCAAGGCCTGGGCACATATACAATGGGAGGAGGGTGAAACTAACTATTATCACTCTTCCCTAAGGAAAGACACTCGAAGAGACTCAAGGGTAGACAAACGACATAGTGACAGACGATCCGAGCCATACTCGTATCCTAACAGATCAGAGAACAGAAGGAGGGAGTACAACCGGTCGTCTGAGACACGTCTCCGAGATGGACCAAAGATACCTGAATACAATCTTTCAATCTCACCAGCTGAAGTCATTGGCGTACTGAAAGGACTCAGAGAAAAAGTAAAATGGCCAAAAAGGATGAGGACTCCATCTGACCAATGA